DNA sequence from the Candidatus Neomarinimicrobiota bacterium genome:
GTTATGGCAACAGCTAGGCAAAAGTTTATCCTCATTATTCTCGATGGTCTCGGATTACGGGATGCGCGGGAAGCGAACGCCTTCGTTCTTGCAAGAACACCGATATTTGATCGCCTTTTCTCGACCTGTCCATGGACATCCATCGAGGCGTCCGGAGAAGCGGTGGGGTTGCCGACGGGCGTAATCGGTAATTCAGAAGTTGGACATACGACAATCGGTGCGGGGCGGATCGTCAAGCACGACCTGATCAGAGTAAACGATGCTGTGGATGACAGGTCGCTTGGGAAGAGGAGTGAGTTTGCCGCCGTTATCGACTATGTGCGCCAAAAAGAGTGTTCACTCCATCTTATGGGACTTGTTTCAGACGGGGGTGTTCACAGTCATATTGATCATTGTCTTGAACTGCTCTCTGTTGTTAAGGAAACCGGCCTGGAAAATGTGTGCCTCCACGCCATCACGGATGGCCGAGATACTTCACCTCGTGGCGGCAAGGATTATGTGAGACAGATTATTGACAGAATGAACGAACTTGAGCTCGGGGAAATATCTACCATTACAGGCAGATACTTTGCCATGGATCGAGACAAACGTTGGGACAGGACTGAGAAAGCTTACCGGGCTATGATGGCAGGTGAAGGTGAACCGGCATCAGACGCCATCATAGCGATAGAGAAATCGTACGCCAACGGTGTTACAGACGAGTTTATCGAACCGATAATCGTAACGGACGACTCTGAAAAAATCTCAACTGTCGGCCCAGATGATGCTCTCTTCTGTTTCAATTTCCGCGCTGACAGGATGAGGCAGATATGCCGTGCAATAGGCGACGAGCGGTTTGACAAATTCACTACGGTGCAGCAGCCGGTTTTTCTTACGAGCATGACCAGTTATGACAGTTCATTTTCCTTCCCGGTCATGTTCGAGCCAGTAGAGATTTCACAGCAGCTTGGCACCTTGTTGCAAGAAAGTGGGTATCGACAGCTTCGGGTGGCCGAAACAGAAAAATATGCTCACGTCACCTATTTCTTCAATTGTGGTGAAGAATCGCCATTTCCCAATGAGAAAAGGATTCTGGTGCAATCACCCAGGGTAGCCACATACGATCTGATGCCTGAAATGAGTGCCTACGGAATTCAAGATACAGTCCTGCGTGCCTTTGATTCTGATCAATTCGACTGCGCTGTCATGAATCTTGCCAATCCTGATATGGTGGGTCATACAGGCAATCTTGAAGCGGCTGTAAGAGCGACAGAGGTGTCTGATTCTGTTCTCGGAGAAGTGCTCGATGCTGTTATAGATTCTGGAGCGATGGCGATAGTTACGGCAGATCACGGCAATTGCGAAATGATGATTGATGAGCAGACCGGTGATGAGCACACCGCTCACACGATGAATCCTGTCCCATTTGTCCTTGTGAATGCTGATTCTTCCACGGGTCTGAGGCAGGGAGGCGGTCTGGCGGATGTAGCCCCCACAATACTCGATCTGCTGAATATTCCCGCGCCGGAGGAAATGACGGGGAGATCTCTTCTACTAAAACAATGAAATCTGATCGATACAGAGAGCTGGAATCGCATTTTGAGTCGAAAAAGGTGCTAGTGGTAGGTGATCTTATGCTCGATAATTATCTGTGGGGTGACGCTGACAGAATTTCGCCTGAAGCGCCTGTTCCCGTGGTGAAGATCAGTTCTTCCAGTGCAAACCCTGGTGGTGCAGGCAATGTGGCTTACAACTTGAGTTCTCTTGGAGCGGATGCGCATCTAGTCGGCGTGGTGGGCGACGACAAGGACGGCACCACTCTTCACACAATCCTGAAGAATCTGAAGGTTAACGTGAACGGTATCATCGCAGATCCCGGCAGGCAAACTACGGTGAAGACGCGCATCATAGCTCATAGCCAGCAGGTCGTGCGGACAGATTGGGAAACTTCAGATTATGTGGCGGATGATTTGAAAGATCGATTACTGGCGATAGTGAATGAAAAACTTGCCGTCTGTGACGCTGTTATTCTGCAAGACTACAACAAGGGTGTCCTTTCGCCACAGATGATTGAAGCAATTATAAGCACCGCCCGGGAACAGAATGTTCCTATTTACGCGGATCCGAAGTTCGACCACTTTTTCAGCTATGCGAATGTTACTATGATGAAACCTAATCTCGGTGAGGCTTCTCAGGCTGCCGGCGTTGATCTGACGGCGGAAGGTATACTAGAACAGGAAGGGCCGAAACTTCGTCAAAAACTTGACTGTGAATTACTTCTCATTACCCGTGGTGAAAAGGGGATGTCTCTATTCGATGGAACGGGGCATCGGGCAATCCCAACGAAGGCGAGGCAGGTACACGATGTATCCGGTGCCGGAGATACAGTTATTGCAACCTTCAGCCTTTCTCATATCGCCGGTGGTTCACCCGATGAAGCAGCAGAAATCGCTATTTTTGCGGCTGGCGCCGTGTGTGAAGAAGTGGGTGTTGTACCCATTACAAAGGAGAATCTTCACGAAATCATCATTTCGGATAACGTGTAGCTCAATCCTATTCCGCCGCGTAAGGCCTCTCTCAGTTGTAGCCCTTTCATGCCTGACGAGCTTAATAGCTCAGAAGGATGTGCGCTACGATCCGTGGGATTGGATAACATATAAAAACAGCAACTTCGTTTCATCTATTGCCGAGGGGCAGGAGTATATCTACTTCGGTACCAACGGCGGTGTCGTCCGCTATCACATTTTCGGCAAATTCTGGGACTTCCCCATCACACGCTCTCAAGGACTCCCTGATGATGAGATAACCGCCGTCTACTATGATTTGCAGACAGATATTCTTTGGGCTGCGTCAGAGACTACTTTGAGTCTCTCAATGGACGGAGGACGACTGTGGCATACGACTACTAAAGAAGAACTCGGCTTAAGACCAGCGGAAAGAATCATCAGACTTGGGTCGACATCCATTGATGTCTTGTGTGTCACTACAGGCCAGATACTCAGGATAGACCGTCTCTCTGGATTCGTTATCTCTCCTTACGCTCAGATACCGCAGGAGGATGTAAACTGGGGAAGTCGACCGCAGACCGGGGCCGGGCGAGTGGAATCTGTACTGAACGATTTCACGGCGACACAGGGGTGGGTAAACGACTTGGGGATTTTTCATGGACCGGGGTTTCAGGAAGCAGCCGTTTCAACAATGCTTGTGGATCGGTTTGGCGATATCTGGGTCGGGACATGGGGAGGGCCCATCTTCTACGGCAATTTCCAGATGAGACTTCTGGAACCTCTTGAGTACGGTCCAACGCAGACCAATGCCGAGACTATTTTACCTTCAGCGGACGGTTTATGGACAGCGGGCGTTGCGGCAGGGAGTGACCGATCGGGTATCACACTTTACGATCCCCGGCGCGGAATATGGGATTACTACCGGGACGGTACTGAAATAATGTTTGGTGAGGCCGACGTCCTGTGTGCGGTACTTGTGGAGCAAGAGTGGTGGTTCGGTACAACTTCCGGGATTCAGGTTTTTACGCCGGAGAAAGATTCGTGGTTTCTGATCTCGGAAGCGAAGGGGTTACCTGACATCCATGTTACCAGGATCGCCTATGACGGTCAATATGTTTATGCCGGGACACCCTCGGGAATCGTCAGAATCCAGCCGCTTACGAGAAAGCGAGTGCCGTGGGAACTGGCTGGAGCATTCAGGAATTTGCCTGTCAGAGAACTCCACTGGGATGGTGATTATCTGTGGCTTTCTAGCAGCTTCGATCTCTGGCGGTGGCAATCTTCCGCGGGTGAAAGCAGGAGGCTGGCGTTAACTAATTCAAGATTACCGGGTCTAACTGAAAAAGAGACAGGACTTCTCTCGCCTGTCAGCGCTATTGCATCTTCTGATAGGATGGTTTATTTTGGCGATGAGTTTGGACTCCTCTCCTATGATAAAATCACTGGTAAATGGAGCAGATTTTCTGGCAAAGCAGGTCTCGTTGGTTTTGAGATACTGTCACTGGCGCTGAGCGGGAATCCGTCATCAGACGATGTCATCATCTGGATGGGAACCACAAAAGGTGTTATAGCCTTTAATAGTGCAACAGGATATGTCAGGCATTTTACAGAGAAAGACGGTTTGTCATCTGATAGAGTCCGTACAGTCATCATCGATGGAAAAACAGCGTGGTTCGGAACACCGGAAGGACTTGTTCGTTTTCAGTGGGAGGAGTATCTGAAATGAATCGGTTCTTAGTCTGGGTTACTTTTTTTGCCATTCTGCCGTCGATTGGTCTGTCTCAGAGGTTCAGATCGAAGCAGAAGACACTGGGCATCCCGTATTTCCAGGTTATCGTTCCCGGCTATCCTACCGCAAATCCTGATTCAGTGAGAATTGACGTTATTGCGCGAGTCCCCTTCGACGCCATACAGTTTCTCAAGAAAGAGGGAACATTTGAGGCACAGTTTGAACTATCTATCGACATCCTCAATGAAGATGAAAAGAAGGTTAGCGGTAAGATTTCCAGCTACTCGGTCAACAGTAACGAATTCCGCCAGACGATTTCTCCGAAAAGCTACGAACTGGTGAGAGAGTCTTTTGTTGTTGCTACGGGTGAGTACAGTTGTGAAGTGTCGGTTACGGATAAGGATACGCACAAATCCGGCCACCAGACTATTAAACTTGATCTGATGCGTTTCGGCGAGGGAGTTGCATTGAGTGATTTACTATTGATCGATCCTCAAGACATGAGCGATTTGTCCGCGGGTGGAATTCCACGAATCCCGTATCATCTGACAGGAACTGATACGGTTTTCTATCTCTACTATGAAGCGCGAGTGACTCCAGGGGAATTTGAGCTTACAGTGGATATGATTACGGTGGATGACGAATCACTGAGCAATGAGACATTGACCCGATCGTCAGGTGAAGGAGTCATGAGAGAAATACTCAAACTACTCAGGCCGGCCAGTGCCGGGAACAAGTTTAAGATTCAATTATCGCTTGCCCAGGGAGAGGAGAAATCGACTACAGATATCGTGGTTGAAAGCAGGTGGAGAGGTCTGACATCGCGTGTTTCGAATATGGAGGATGCTATTGAACAGGTCAGATATATCGCCACATCGAAAGAGTACAAAAAACTGAGGAAAGCAAAAAAAGACAAGAAAGAACAGTTCTTTAAGGAATTCTGGCAAAATAGAGATCCATCTCCCGAAACGCCCGAAAATGAACTGATGGATGAATACTATCGTAGAGTTCAATACTGCAACAACAAGTTCGGTTCATGGCAAAACGGGTGGAAGACACCTATGGGAATGATATTCATTCTTTTCGGCCCACCTGACGATATTGAGATAAATCTCCACGCCAGGGACGGCCGCTCTTATCAGAGGTGGCACTATTATGCTATTAGCCGGTCGTTCCTCTTTGTCGATTTTAACGGTTTTGGCGATTACGAACTCGTGGAACCCTACAATTCTCCCTACGGTACACGCCGATTCTGACATGGCCATGAAGCTAGCTGTTATCCCCGGAGATGGAGTCGGCCCAGAAATCG
Encoded proteins:
- the gpmI gene encoding 2,3-bisphosphoglycerate-independent phosphoglycerate mutase, translated to MATARQKFILIILDGLGLRDAREANAFVLARTPIFDRLFSTCPWTSIEASGEAVGLPTGVIGNSEVGHTTIGAGRIVKHDLIRVNDAVDDRSLGKRSEFAAVIDYVRQKECSLHLMGLVSDGGVHSHIDHCLELLSVVKETGLENVCLHAITDGRDTSPRGGKDYVRQIIDRMNELELGEISTITGRYFAMDRDKRWDRTEKAYRAMMAGEGEPASDAIIAIEKSYANGVTDEFIEPIIVTDDSEKISTVGPDDALFCFNFRADRMRQICRAIGDERFDKFTTVQQPVFLTSMTSYDSSFSFPVMFEPVEISQQLGTLLQESGYRQLRVAETEKYAHVTYFFNCGEESPFPNEKRILVQSPRVATYDLMPEMSAYGIQDTVLRAFDSDQFDCAVMNLANPDMVGHTGNLEAAVRATEVSDSVLGEVLDAVIDSGAMAIVTADHGNCEMMIDEQTGDEHTAHTMNPVPFVLVNADSSTGLRQGGGLADVAPTILDLLNIPAPEEMTGRSLLLKQ
- the rfaE1 gene encoding D-glycero-beta-D-manno-heptose-7-phosphate kinase, with translation MKSDRYRELESHFESKKVLVVGDLMLDNYLWGDADRISPEAPVPVVKISSSSANPGGAGNVAYNLSSLGADAHLVGVVGDDKDGTTLHTILKNLKVNVNGIIADPGRQTTVKTRIIAHSQQVVRTDWETSDYVADDLKDRLLAIVNEKLAVCDAVILQDYNKGVLSPQMIEAIISTAREQNVPIYADPKFDHFFSYANVTMMKPNLGEASQAAGVDLTAEGILEQEGPKLRQKLDCELLLITRGEKGMSLFDGTGHRAIPTKARQVHDVSGAGDTVIATFSLSHIAGGSPDEAAEIAIFAAGAVCEEVGVVPITKENLHEIIISDNV
- a CDS encoding GWxTD domain-containing protein; amino-acid sequence: MNRFLVWVTFFAILPSIGLSQRFRSKQKTLGIPYFQVIVPGYPTANPDSVRIDVIARVPFDAIQFLKKEGTFEAQFELSIDILNEDEKKVSGKISSYSVNSNEFRQTISPKSYELVRESFVVATGEYSCEVSVTDKDTHKSGHQTIKLDLMRFGEGVALSDLLLIDPQDMSDLSAGGIPRIPYHLTGTDTVFYLYYEARVTPGEFELTVDMITVDDESLSNETLTRSSGEGVMREILKLLRPASAGNKFKIQLSLAQGEEKSTTDIVVESRWRGLTSRVSNMEDAIEQVRYIATSKEYKKLRKAKKDKKEQFFKEFWQNRDPSPETPENELMDEYYRRVQYCNNKFGSWQNGWKTPMGMIFILFGPPDDIEINLHARDGRSYQRWHYYAISRSFLFVDFNGFGDYELVEPYNSPYGTRRF